The following coding sequences lie in one Notolabrus celidotus isolate fNotCel1 chromosome 20, fNotCel1.pri, whole genome shotgun sequence genomic window:
- the pgls gene encoding LOW QUALITY PROTEIN: 6-phosphogluconolactonase (The sequence of the model RefSeq protein was modified relative to this genomic sequence to represent the inferred CDS: inserted 1 base in 1 codon; deleted 4 bases in 3 codons), with the protein MAGRRVVVCSSSVELGPLLAHMVISRAENAIRCRGRFTLGLSGGSLVSMLSKELLALPDLDCSKWLVGFCDERLVPFNDPESTYGLYKGQLFSKVNIPDSGIPTIDYSLPVDQCAEDYTHKLKEGALSGEDFPGFDMLLXGMGPDGHTCSLFPDHPLLEVSTSVVAPIRTLPNHHKRVTMTLPVVNSARCVAFVSTGGSKAPVLKEILEGREGPGFPCSSCCVPTNGELFWLVDDPAAASLTIQVERPDSGANCNMLNLQNKGGGSILVCIFE; encoded by the exons ATGGCTGGCAGAAGAGTCGTGGTCTGCTCCTCCTCAGTGGAGCTTGGCCCGTTGCTGGCCCATATGGTGATATCTCGAGCTGAAAACGCCATCCGCTGTCGTGGCAGGTTCACCTTGGGGCTCTCTGGGGGAAGCCTTGTGTCCATGCTCAGCAAAGAGCTACTTGCCCTGCCAGACCTGGACTGCAGCAAATGGCTGGTGGGTTTCTGTGATGAGCGACTGGTTCCATTCAATGATCCCGAGAGCACCTATGGACTGTACAAG GGCCAGTTATTTTCCAAGGTCAATATCCCTGATAGTGGGATCCCTACCATAGACTACTCTCTGCCTGTGGACCAGTGTGCTGAGGACTATACCCACAAACTAAAAGAGGGTGCATTGTCA GGTGAGGATTTTCCTGGGTTTGACATGCTAC CGGGTATGGGCCCCGATGGGCACACCTGTTCC CTCTTCCCAGACCACCCTCTCCTAGAGGTGAGTACTTCA GTTGTGGCTCCCATCAGGACTCTCCCAAACCACCACAAGCGTGTAACTATGACTTTGCCAGTGGTGAACTCTGCACGCTGTGTGGCTTTT GTATCAACAGGAGGTAGCAAAGCACCAGTATTGAAG gaaatccTAGAGGGAAGAGAAGGACCCGGCTTTCCCTGCAGCTCGTGTTGTGTGCCGACTAATGGAGAGCTGTTCTGGCTTGTG GATGACCCTGCAGCCGCCTCCTTAACTATTCAGGTAGAGAGGCCAGACTCAGGAGCAAACTGTAATATGTTAAATTTGCAAAATAAAGGAGGAGGGTCAAtattggtgtgtatatttgaATGA